In Streptomyces durocortorensis, a genomic segment contains:
- a CDS encoding enhanced serine sensitivity protein SseB C-terminal domain-containing protein yields MLRQVTPGRYDSYEALLAALADGRIWMLLWHGTAGSPDAQYGNMEIDGLGYAPCVTSAQELSASGWNRAHELVTGREIARALFPDRWGIWLNPHAPGGGVGVPWLDLRRIATGLDRLPAGPLRLTEPAIELPQFYALLTQNAHRTAAVRSLRRAWVHPAVGVPYLAIGLDLYDTGRASVEAVRAMMRESVGAVPDGLPVSTVAMSDEYDPVAMWLHANARPFYDREAHAPAGSPPVAAPGYGYPPQHR; encoded by the coding sequence ATGCTGCGCCAGGTGACCCCCGGGCGGTACGACAGCTACGAGGCGCTGCTCGCCGCCCTCGCCGACGGCCGGATCTGGATGCTGCTCTGGCACGGCACAGCCGGTTCACCCGACGCCCAGTACGGCAACATGGAGATCGACGGCCTGGGTTACGCCCCGTGCGTCACCTCCGCCCAGGAGCTCTCCGCCAGCGGCTGGAACCGGGCCCACGAGCTCGTCACCGGACGCGAGATCGCCCGCGCCCTGTTCCCGGACCGCTGGGGCATCTGGCTCAACCCGCACGCTCCCGGCGGCGGCGTCGGCGTCCCCTGGCTCGACCTGCGCCGGATCGCCACCGGCCTCGACCGGCTGCCCGCCGGGCCGCTCCGGCTGACCGAGCCCGCCATCGAGCTCCCGCAGTTCTACGCCCTGCTCACGCAGAACGCCCACCGCACCGCCGCGGTCCGCTCCCTGCGCCGCGCCTGGGTCCACCCCGCGGTCGGCGTCCCGTATCTCGCCATCGGCCTCGACCTCTACGACACCGGCCGCGCCTCCGTCGAGGCGGTGCGCGCGATGATGCGGGAGTCGGTCGGCGCGGTCCCCGACGGGCTGCCGGTCTCCACCGTCGCCATGTCCGACGAGTACGACCCCGTGGCGATGTGGCTGCACGCCAACGCGCGCCCCTTCTACGACCGTGAGGCGCACGCCCCCGCGGGCTCCCCGCCCGTCGCCGCCCCCGGTTACGGATATCCGCCCCAGCACCGCTGA